In Oncorhynchus keta strain PuntledgeMale-10-30-2019 chromosome 19, Oket_V2, whole genome shotgun sequence, a single genomic region encodes these proteins:
- the LOC118398868 gene encoding serine/threonine-protein kinase PAK 6-like produces MFRRKKKRRPEISAPQDFEHRVHTSFDAVQGCFVGLPPQWQSVIDILRRPKPVVDPSRITNVELRPKKTICRGSFIGHGDYISHVISEMTRLTVTSSNSLRKSSPSARQRARSMGRLGELVEGDTYQYEELDQEKRHNGGNSYWQVQSESGSPKLALRKTSTLQPNGVLPRAKSTHEMSMAAGDKPAPLPKGPVPTPPRGGGTGHYTLSEWSGLINRPGQQMGMPQKGKVANQRPASCYNLQTLQTQQQVNMRVKPGVSHLPDLLTSSKDTSPQRPHSSCDLKMNSLGPSAMSLPNGTSSLIAGRGRTHRPSRSSSSYTIGSLSPIVQGATMLLLPKQDSPSQPRPSPTGSPATSSTGTAQQQQPKLRPEPEPAKVTHEQFKAALQMVVDKGDPRTSLENFVKIGEGSTGVVCIARERHSGRQVAVKMMDLRKQQRRELLFNEVVIMRDYRHNNVVEMYRSALVEEELWVIMEYLQGGALTNVVSETRLNEEQIATVCEAVLQALAYLHSQGVIHRDIKSDSILLTLDGRIKLSDFGFCAQISKDIPKRKSLVGTPYWMAPEVVSKTPYGTQVDVWSLGIMVVEMVDGEPPYFSDTPVAAMKKLRDEPPPTVRNTQKISPVLKDFLDRMLTRDPQERATASDLLEHPFLLQCGSRQCLVPLVERYRKRMSRC; encoded by the exons ATGTTCCGGCGGAAAAAGAAGCGGAGGCCGGAGATCTCGGCACCACAGGACTTTGAGCATCGGGTCCACACGTCATTCGACGCAGTGCAGGGGTGCTTCGTGGGCCTGCCGCCCCAGTGGCAGAGCGTCATTGACATCCTGAGGAGGCCAAAACCAGTGGTGGACCCGTCCCGGATCACCAATGTGGAGCTCAGGCCCAAGAAG ACCATTTGTAGGGGGAGTTTCATAGGACACGGAGACTACATCTCCCACGTCATCTCAGAGATGACTCGTCTTACCGTCACCAGTTCCAACTCGCTCCGGAAGAGCAGTCCTTCAGCGCGGCAACGGGCACGCTCCATGGGGCGTCTGGGCGAGCTCGTCGAAGGGGACACGTATCAGTATGAGGAGCTGGACCAAGAGAAGCGTCATAACGGCGGTAACAGCTACTGGCAGGTACAAAGCGAGAGCGGCAGCCCCAAACTGGCTCTTAGGAAAACATCCACCCTCCAGCCCAATGGGGTACTGCCTCGGGCAAAGTCGACGCATGAGATGAGCATGGCAGCTGGGGATAAACCTGCACCTCTGCCGAAGGGGCCAGTCCCCACGCCCCCTAGAGGAGGCGGCACAGGTCATTATACACTTAGCGAATGGTCCGGACTTATAAATCGGCCGGGACAACAGATGGGGATGCCGCAAAAGGGCAAGGTAGCCAATCAGAGGCCGGCATCCTGCTATAACCTGCAGACCCTGCAGACGCAGCAGCAGGTCAACATGAGGGTCAAGCCTGGGGTCAGTCACCTGCCGGACCTTCTGACTTCCTCCAAGGATACTTCTCCTCAGAGACCCCACTCGTCCTGTGACCTGAAG ATGAATTCATTAGGGCCCTCGGCCATGTCCTTACCCAATGGCACCAGCAGCCTGATCGCAGGCCGAGGGCGAACCCACAGACCCTCACGCTcctcctccagctacaccattgGATCGTTATCACCCATAGTTCAGGGGGCTACCATGCTCCTACTCCCCAAACAGGACAGCCCATCCCAGCCCCGGCCTTCTCCCACGGGCTCCCCGGCCACCAGCTCAACAGGAACGGCCCAGCAGCAACAGCCCAAGCTCAGGCCAGAGCCTGAGCCGGCCAAAGTGACCCATGAGCAGTTCAAGGCGGCCCTGCAGATGGTAGTTGACAAGGGAGATCCGCGCACCTCCCTGGAGAACTTTGTGAAGATCGGGGAGGGCTCCACGGGGGTCGTGTGCATTGCCCGCGAGAGGCATAGCGGTCGGCAGGTGGCGGTGAAGATGATGGATCTCCGTAAGCAGCAGCGCAGAGAGCTGCTCTTTAACGAG GTGGTGATCATGAGGGACTACCGGCACAACAACGTTGTGGAGATGTACAggagtgccctggtggaagaggaGCTGTGGGTTATCATGGAGTACCTGCAGGGCGGCGCTCTAACCAACGTCGTGTCTGAAACCAG GCTGAATGAAGAGCAGATAGCCACCGTGTGTGAGGCTGTGCTACAGGCGTTAGCCTATCTCCATTCCCAGGGAGTTATCCACCGTGACATCAAGAGTGACTCTATACTGCTCACGCTGGATGGGAGG ATCAAGCTGTCAGACTTTGGATTCTGTGCTCAGATCAGCAAAGACATCCCCAAAAGGAAGTCCTTGGTTGGAACACCGTACTGGATGGCTCCAGAGGTTGTGTCAAAGACGCCATATGGAACTCAG GTGGATGTGTGGTCCCTGGGTATCATGGTGGTAGAGATGGTGGATGGAGAGCCTCCTTACTTCAGCGACACACCAGTGGCAGCTATGAAGAAACTGAGGGACGAGCCGCCACCCACAGTCAGGAACACACAGAAG atctcCCCTGTGTTGAAGGACTTCCTGGATCGTATGCTAACACGGGATCCCCAGGAGCGGGCTACCGCTAGCGACCTGCTGGAGCACCCCTTCCTGCTGCAGTGTGGCTCGCGGCAGTGCCTGGTGCCCCTAGTGGAACGATACCGTAAACGCATGTCCCGCTGCTGA